Proteins encoded together in one Panthera uncia isolate 11264 chromosome A2, Puncia_PCG_1.0, whole genome shotgun sequence window:
- the CCDC201 gene encoding coiled-coil domain-containing protein 201 isoform X2 translates to MESGAQVSGLKSTAEDEGPSSVTSQLSPRNVPKHSTPRDATPSLHRRPPGRVPYRPEGSPVAESPLPESLSWSTMATLRNLQLSTVWPAPTSDPWDPEEDPLTPASVTRRQQQAESRGARSRSPHLRLPGVPNTSGKRRRDPKELAATERVRQWEVRLLRDIEEATQHELTIEDDCILGPGQEALCSGAPAASPPSTDCKP, encoded by the exons ATGGAGTCCGGGGCGCAG GTGTCTGGGCTGAAGTCCACCGCAGAAGATGAGGGTCCTTCTTCAGTGACGAGTCAGCTGTCCCCGAGAAACGTCCCGAAGCATAGCACCCCCCGGGATGCCACACCCAGCCTGCACAGGAGGCCACCGGGCCGTGTCCCCTACCGCCCGGAAGGGAGCCCCGTGGCTGAGTCCCCGCTGCCCGAAAGCCTTTCCTGGAGCACCATGGCCACCCTCCGGAACCTGCAGCTCTCTACCGTCTGGCCGGCACCCACCTCTGACCCCTGGGATCCCGAGGAAGATCCTCTTACACCCGCCTCGGTCACTCGGAGGCAGCAACAGGCAGAGTCCCGGGGAGCACGGAGCCGGTCTCCACACTTGAGGTTGCCTGGGGTCCCCAACACCtcggggaagagaaggagggaccCAAAGGAGCTGGCGGCT ACAGAGCGCGTGAGGCAGTGGGAAGTCAGGCTGCTTCGGGACATCGAGGAGGCCACTCAGCACGAGCTCACCATCGAGGACGACTGCATTTTGGGGCCGGGCCAGGAAGCACTGTGTTCTGGGGCTCCCGCGGCCAGCCCTCCATCCACCGACTGCAAACCCTGA
- the CCDC201 gene encoding coiled-coil domain-containing protein 201 isoform X1: protein MESGAQVSGLKSTAEDEGPSSVTSQLSPRNVPKHSTPRDATPSLHRRPPGRVPYRPEGSPVAESPLPESLSWSTMATLRNLQLSTVWPAPTSDPWDPEEDPLTPASVTRRQQQAESRGARSRSPHLRLPGVPNTSGKRRRDPKELAAVTERVRQWEVRLLRDIEEATQHELTIEDDCILGPGQEALCSGAPAASPPSTDCKP, encoded by the exons ATGGAGTCCGGGGCGCAG GTGTCTGGGCTGAAGTCCACCGCAGAAGATGAGGGTCCTTCTTCAGTGACGAGTCAGCTGTCCCCGAGAAACGTCCCGAAGCATAGCACCCCCCGGGATGCCACACCCAGCCTGCACAGGAGGCCACCGGGCCGTGTCCCCTACCGCCCGGAAGGGAGCCCCGTGGCTGAGTCCCCGCTGCCCGAAAGCCTTTCCTGGAGCACCATGGCCACCCTCCGGAACCTGCAGCTCTCTACCGTCTGGCCGGCACCCACCTCTGACCCCTGGGATCCCGAGGAAGATCCTCTTACACCCGCCTCGGTCACTCGGAGGCAGCAACAGGCAGAGTCCCGGGGAGCACGGAGCCGGTCTCCACACTTGAGGTTGCCTGGGGTCCCCAACACCtcggggaagagaaggagggaccCAAAGGAGCTGGCGGCTGTG ACAGAGCGCGTGAGGCAGTGGGAAGTCAGGCTGCTTCGGGACATCGAGGAGGCCACTCAGCACGAGCTCACCATCGAGGACGACTGCATTTTGGGGCCGGGCCAGGAAGCACTGTGTTCTGGGGCTCCCGCGGCCAGCCCTCCATCCACCGACTGCAAACCCTGA